From a single Eriocheir sinensis breed Jianghai 21 chromosome 18, ASM2467909v1, whole genome shotgun sequence genomic region:
- the LOC127000242 gene encoding uncharacterized protein LOC127000242 isoform X1 produces the protein MHGSSTNKSCSLSPAAVVFIAAAVWKMRTSGLLVAVLVLAGGAWAQYSGQQQQTDPVKPQLFTCKQNEVCIYWQQCYKGVVNTGGIGLINPRTPVPIPSNYTDARPCEGGIGRLCCVDPDKKPEPIGAVCPLHHLCVPQEQCYNGEINTSGVGLIDQRISPPKCINPEYPDVHAVCCKRPEPLPLVTCPAAHETCRLPAECDTNVGTYDTAAVGCYVDPATGVDGGVCCSPPKVQQCSRSHVCVTYQQCTEQGTVNTDGAGIFDPRIYDRCDLAGGGDGICCKKPPIIDVHPPVLKCSQTGAICKTTGFCKADSLSAPQGYTETCYVTKGSGVVGECCVEVVQQCSAEYSCNLPHQCVETPSTLSNHPGCAINVELVGVCCTKKVLEPLDSCPKDSVCLPEPLCQGNSQTNVIPHSCLLSGTGYSNPGICCANIAIPEPPLADLECGVGSADIATRIKNTHLLDKQSKFAEFPWMGIVFFRNQTYKCGAVLVDNLWVLTAAHCVAGFKPNDIRVRLGEYQVDYFDAKYPYEDYDIASITVHPKFNSANLHNDMAVLKLDRPVTYRNHINRVCLPPPDRNHAAGTECVATGWGKDAFDGGKYQVILKKVALPVVPYDTCQNNLRKTRLGLFFILHKSFVCAGGKAGQDACTGDGGGPLMCLNPNNNRYELYGLTAWGIGCGVEGNPGVYVNVPYFMDWIYGIMSPTPEQQQQHSAGPYGK, from the exons ATGCATGGTTCAAGCACCAATAAAAGCTGCTCTCTGTCCCCAGCAGCAGTAGTTTTCATCGCAGCGGCCGTCTGGAAG ATGAGGACCAGCGGGCTGCTCGTGGCTGTGCTGGTGCTGGCGGGGGGGGCGTGGGCGCAGTACTCGGGCCAACAGCAGCAGACTGACCCGGTCAAGCCGCAGCTCTTTACCTGTAAACAA AATGAGGTGTGCATCTACTGGCAGCAGTGCTACAAGGGCGTTGTCAACACGGGCGGCATCGGCCTCATCAACCCACGCACGCCTGTACCCATCCCCAGCAAC TACACTGACGCCCGCCCATGTGAGGGTGGCATCGGGAGGTTGTGTTGCGTCGACCCTGACAAGAAGCCCGAGCCTATCGGCGCAGTGTGTCCCCTCCACCACCTCTGCGTCCCGCAGGAGCAATGCTACAATGGCGAAATCAACACCTCCGGCGTCGGCCTCATAGACCAGCGCATCAGTCCCCCCAAG tGTATCAACCCCGAGTACCCGGACGTGCATGCTGTGTGTTGCAAACGTCCCGAGCCGCTGCCTCTGGTCACCTGCCCCGCCGCCCACGAGACCTGTCGCCTCCCTGCAGAGTGTGACACGAACGTCGGCACCTACGATACCGCAGCTGTG GGCTGCTACGTGGACCCGGCGACAGGCGTGGACGGCGGCGTGTGCTGCAGTCCCCCGAAGGTGCAACAGTGCAGCCGTAGCCACGTGTGTGTGACCTACCAGCAGTGCACCGAGCAGGGCACCGTCAACACCGACGGCGCAGGCATCTTCGACCCCCGAATCTATGAC AGGTGTGACCTGGCTGGAGGAGGGGACGGTATTTGCTGCAAGAAGCCTCCCATAATTGATGTTCACCCGCCCGTCCTGAAGTGCTCCCAAACAGGCGCCATCTGCAAAACCACCGGGTTCTGCAAGGCAGACTCCCTCTCGGCACCCCAAGGTTACACGGAG ACTTGTTACGTCACCAAGGGAAGCGGCGTCGTGGGTGAATGTTGTGTCGAGGTGGTCCAGCAATGCTCCGCCGAGTACAGCTGTAACCTCCCCCACCAGTGCGTCGAGACCCCCAGCACTCTTAGTAACCACCCG GGCTGTGCAATTAACGTCGAGCTGGTGGGTGTTTGCTGCACGAAGAAAGTTTTGGAGCCATTGGACTCTTGTCCCAAGGACTCCGTGTGTCTGCCAGAGCCTCTGTGTCAGGGCAACTCACAGACCAACGTCATTCCCCATTCGTGTTTACTGAGTGGCACCGGCTACTCCAACCCCGGTATTTGCTGTGCCAACATCGCCATACCTGAGCCTCCCCTCGCAGATCTCGAGTGTGGTGTAGGCAGTGCTGATATTGCTACGCGTATAAAGAACACGCACCTCCTTGACAAGCAGAGCAAGTTTGCAGAGTTCCCGTGGATGGGCATCGTCTTTTTCAGGAACCAGACGTACAAGTGCGGCGCCGTCCTGGTGGACAACCTCTGGGTGCTCACCGCGGCTCACTGTGTTGCCGGGTTTAAACCCAACGACATAAGAGTGCGTCTTGGGGAGTACCAGGTGGACTACTTCGACGCCAAATATCCGTACGAGGACTACGACATCGCTAGCATCACGGTGCACCCCAAATTTAACTCCGCCAACTTGCACAATGACATGGCCGTGCTGAAGCTGGACAGACCTGTCACCTACCGTAACCACATCAACAGGGTCTGCCTCCCGCCGCCAGACCGCAACCACGCCGCCGGCACGGAGTGTGTCGCCACAGGCTGGGGCAAGGATGCTTTCGACGGTGGCAAGTACCAGGTCATCCTTAAGAAGGTAGCTCTACCCGTCGTTCCTTATGACACTTGTCAGAACAATCTGAGGAAAACCAGACTGGGACTCTTCTTTATTCTGCACAAATCCTTCGTCTGCGCCGGCGGGAAGGCTGGCCAGGACGCGTGTACCGGTGACGGCGGCGGCCCCCTCATGTGCCTCAACCCGAACAATAACCGCTACGAGCTGTACGGCTTGACGGCGTGGGGCATTGGATGCGGCGTTGAGGGCAACCCCGGCGTGTATGTGAACGTGCCTTACTTCATGGACTGGATCTACGGCATCATGAGCCCCACgccggagcagcagcagcagcactccgCGGGGCCTTACGGCAAGTGA
- the LOC127000242 gene encoding uncharacterized protein LOC127000242 isoform X2: MRTSGLLVAVLVLAGGAWAQYSGQQQQTDPVKPQLFTCKQNEVCIYWQQCYKGVVNTGGIGLINPRTPVPIPSNYTDARPCEGGIGRLCCVDPDKKPEPIGAVCPLHHLCVPQEQCYNGEINTSGVGLIDQRISPPKCINPEYPDVHAVCCKRPEPLPLVTCPAAHETCRLPAECDTNVGTYDTAAVGCYVDPATGVDGGVCCSPPKVQQCSRSHVCVTYQQCTEQGTVNTDGAGIFDPRIYDRCDLAGGGDGICCKKPPIIDVHPPVLKCSQTGAICKTTGFCKADSLSAPQGYTETCYVTKGSGVVGECCVEVVQQCSAEYSCNLPHQCVETPSTLSNHPGCAINVELVGVCCTKKVLEPLDSCPKDSVCLPEPLCQGNSQTNVIPHSCLLSGTGYSNPGICCANIAIPEPPLADLECGVGSADIATRIKNTHLLDKQSKFAEFPWMGIVFFRNQTYKCGAVLVDNLWVLTAAHCVAGFKPNDIRVRLGEYQVDYFDAKYPYEDYDIASITVHPKFNSANLHNDMAVLKLDRPVTYRNHINRVCLPPPDRNHAAGTECVATGWGKDAFDGGKYQVILKKVALPVVPYDTCQNNLRKTRLGLFFILHKSFVCAGGKAGQDACTGDGGGPLMCLNPNNNRYELYGLTAWGIGCGVEGNPGVYVNVPYFMDWIYGIMSPTPEQQQQHSAGPYGK; the protein is encoded by the exons ATGAGGACCAGCGGGCTGCTCGTGGCTGTGCTGGTGCTGGCGGGGGGGGCGTGGGCGCAGTACTCGGGCCAACAGCAGCAGACTGACCCGGTCAAGCCGCAGCTCTTTACCTGTAAACAA AATGAGGTGTGCATCTACTGGCAGCAGTGCTACAAGGGCGTTGTCAACACGGGCGGCATCGGCCTCATCAACCCACGCACGCCTGTACCCATCCCCAGCAAC TACACTGACGCCCGCCCATGTGAGGGTGGCATCGGGAGGTTGTGTTGCGTCGACCCTGACAAGAAGCCCGAGCCTATCGGCGCAGTGTGTCCCCTCCACCACCTCTGCGTCCCGCAGGAGCAATGCTACAATGGCGAAATCAACACCTCCGGCGTCGGCCTCATAGACCAGCGCATCAGTCCCCCCAAG tGTATCAACCCCGAGTACCCGGACGTGCATGCTGTGTGTTGCAAACGTCCCGAGCCGCTGCCTCTGGTCACCTGCCCCGCCGCCCACGAGACCTGTCGCCTCCCTGCAGAGTGTGACACGAACGTCGGCACCTACGATACCGCAGCTGTG GGCTGCTACGTGGACCCGGCGACAGGCGTGGACGGCGGCGTGTGCTGCAGTCCCCCGAAGGTGCAACAGTGCAGCCGTAGCCACGTGTGTGTGACCTACCAGCAGTGCACCGAGCAGGGCACCGTCAACACCGACGGCGCAGGCATCTTCGACCCCCGAATCTATGAC AGGTGTGACCTGGCTGGAGGAGGGGACGGTATTTGCTGCAAGAAGCCTCCCATAATTGATGTTCACCCGCCCGTCCTGAAGTGCTCCCAAACAGGCGCCATCTGCAAAACCACCGGGTTCTGCAAGGCAGACTCCCTCTCGGCACCCCAAGGTTACACGGAG ACTTGTTACGTCACCAAGGGAAGCGGCGTCGTGGGTGAATGTTGTGTCGAGGTGGTCCAGCAATGCTCCGCCGAGTACAGCTGTAACCTCCCCCACCAGTGCGTCGAGACCCCCAGCACTCTTAGTAACCACCCG GGCTGTGCAATTAACGTCGAGCTGGTGGGTGTTTGCTGCACGAAGAAAGTTTTGGAGCCATTGGACTCTTGTCCCAAGGACTCCGTGTGTCTGCCAGAGCCTCTGTGTCAGGGCAACTCACAGACCAACGTCATTCCCCATTCGTGTTTACTGAGTGGCACCGGCTACTCCAACCCCGGTATTTGCTGTGCCAACATCGCCATACCTGAGCCTCCCCTCGCAGATCTCGAGTGTGGTGTAGGCAGTGCTGATATTGCTACGCGTATAAAGAACACGCACCTCCTTGACAAGCAGAGCAAGTTTGCAGAGTTCCCGTGGATGGGCATCGTCTTTTTCAGGAACCAGACGTACAAGTGCGGCGCCGTCCTGGTGGACAACCTCTGGGTGCTCACCGCGGCTCACTGTGTTGCCGGGTTTAAACCCAACGACATAAGAGTGCGTCTTGGGGAGTACCAGGTGGACTACTTCGACGCCAAATATCCGTACGAGGACTACGACATCGCTAGCATCACGGTGCACCCCAAATTTAACTCCGCCAACTTGCACAATGACATGGCCGTGCTGAAGCTGGACAGACCTGTCACCTACCGTAACCACATCAACAGGGTCTGCCTCCCGCCGCCAGACCGCAACCACGCCGCCGGCACGGAGTGTGTCGCCACAGGCTGGGGCAAGGATGCTTTCGACGGTGGCAAGTACCAGGTCATCCTTAAGAAGGTAGCTCTACCCGTCGTTCCTTATGACACTTGTCAGAACAATCTGAGGAAAACCAGACTGGGACTCTTCTTTATTCTGCACAAATCCTTCGTCTGCGCCGGCGGGAAGGCTGGCCAGGACGCGTGTACCGGTGACGGCGGCGGCCCCCTCATGTGCCTCAACCCGAACAATAACCGCTACGAGCTGTACGGCTTGACGGCGTGGGGCATTGGATGCGGCGTTGAGGGCAACCCCGGCGTGTATGTGAACGTGCCTTACTTCATGGACTGGATCTACGGCATCATGAGCCCCACgccggagcagcagcagcagcactccgCGGGGCCTTACGGCAAGTGA